A segment of the Flavobacterium azooxidireducens genome:
AAAGTGATGATGCTAACACAAAGCTTGAAATGCAAAGTGGACAAAGCGTACATTTCTTCCCAACCAACAAAATAAGATATACTATAGACAAAGAAGCAGTTATCAAAAATAAAGTTGTTTCTGAAAAATATTATGATTCCATCGTTCCTTTTATGGACATCGACATCAAAGACAGAGCTATTTATAAAGCACGTGTCATTATGTTTGATATTCTTCAGAATAACAATTGGGAAAGACCTATCTATTTTACTGGTGGTAGCGATAGTGACGAAGATTTTCTATGGATGAAGCAATACCTGCAATTAGATGGTTTGGTTTATAAATTGGTTCCAATTAAGACTCCTTACAATAGAGAAAGCGGTCAAATGGAAATGGGCATGATTGATAGCGACAAAATGTATGATATTGTAATGAAATGGGATTGGGGCAATAGCGACGGTGATATTTATCACGACATTGAAACCCGAAGAAACAGCATCACGTATCGTTTAAACTTATCTCGATTAATGCAACAATTAATTACTGAAGGAAAAACAGAAAAAGCCAAAAAAGTTATCGATTTGGCCATGACTAAATTACCTTTAGAAAAATACGGTTTCTATACGTTATTAGAACCTTTTGTAGCTGGTTATTATGATGTTGGTGAAACCAAAAAAGCACAAGAGTTGATTGCTAAATTAGCTGAAAAATACAACGATAACCTGAATTATTATGTTAGCCAAAAAGCATCTGAACAAAATGATAACATCTATGAAATTGTTAAAAATTTAGAGCGATATCGATCATTAATTCAAGTTGTAAAAAGTAAAGAAGACACTGTTTTTTATGAGAAAAACAGAAAAATATTTAATAGCTATAACAAACGATTCGAGCGATTTGGTCGTGATAATGAATAAAAATCAGAGCCATTAAGTTGGCTCTTTTTTTATCTTTTAAGTATGGATTTACTCTGGATTAAAACGAACCCGATTATTAAAAATATTTTTTCAAATTATATTTGGAATATTCCAAATAGTGAAAAAAAAGTATATCTAACTTTTGATGATGGTCCAACTCCGGAAATCACAGAATGGGTTTTAGCACAACTAAAAAAGTATGATTTTAAAGCTACTTTTTTTTGTATTGGAAATAATATTGAGAAACATCCTGAACTATTCAATCAATTAATTATGGATGGTCACGCTATTGGAAACCATACATTCAATCACGTGAAAGGATGGAATACGCCAAACAAAACCTATTTAAAAGAAGTTGAAAAATGTGAGGGAATGATTCAGCATTATTCGATTAACCAAAATCTATCCAAGCTTTTTCGTCCGCCTTACGGAAAAATAAAACCTCTGCAATCCAGAAAATTGCGAAAATTAGGGTATAAAATAATTATGTGGGATGTGTTGAGTGCCGATTATAAGCAAACAATCACGAAAGAAAAATGTTTAGAAAACGTGGTGAAAAATGTGGAATCAGGAAGTATAATTGTCTTTCATGATAGTATAAAAGCATTTCCGAATTTGGAATATGTACTCCCAAAAACGCTTCAATTTTTATCCGAAAACGGATATCAATGTGAAATAATCAACTAGACTTGTTCTTGAACTAAACCAATAATTGTGTTTGCATCCAACTCACCGGACTGTCTCCACACCATCTGACCTTCTTTGTAAATCATTAAGGTAGGAAGACCTTTAATACGAAGAGCATCGGCCAATTCTTGATTTTTATCTACGTCTATCTTAATTACTTTCGCTTTATCGCCCAATGCAGCCGCCACATCTCTAATTACAGGATGCATCGCTACAGATGATTCGTTCCACTCAGTGTAAAAATCAATTAACACCGGAACTTGAGCATTAATAAGTTCACCAAACTTTGACATAAGGACAAATTTTATTTAAATTTAAACCTATTTTTTAACATATTAAGTACAAATGTAGCATATTTTACGAATTACGCTACTTTTTCTGCTTTTTTTAATTCGATTACGGTAATTTCAGGCCAAATTCCTACTCTTCCCGGGTAAGCGTGGAAACCAAAACCGCGATTTACATAAACGTATCTTCCTAAATTTTCATATAATCCTGCCCATTGCTTGTAAACGTATTGCACCGGACTCCATTTGATAAAACCTGGAATTTCTATTCCAAATTGCAATCCGTGTGTATGACCGGATAACGTCAAATGAAAATTTTGTTCGTGATTTTTCACTTCATATTCCCAATGACTTGGATCGTGGCTCATCAAAATCTTAAAATCTTTTTGATTTAATCCGTTTGACGCTTTCACTAAATCACCTGCCTTTTTAAAACTTTTACCCCAATTTTCAACACCAACAACGGCAATTTCATCGGTTCCGTTTTTCAATTTCACATTTTCATTCATCAATAATTTAAAATCAATTTGACGATGTATATCTTTAATGGCTTCAAAATTATCTTCTTTTTCCTTTTGCGTTGGCCAATCAATGTATTCGCCATAATCGTGATTTCCTAAAACAGAGAATTTTCCGAATTTTGGATTATGAATTTTTTTAAACGTATCAATCCAAGGATTCATTTCAGTAGCGTGTGTATTCACAATATCGCCTGTAAACAAAACCATATCTGAATTCTGTTCATTAATCAAATCAACTGCATACTGAATTTTTTCGGAATCATCAAAACTTCCGGAATGAATGTCTGATATATGTGTGATGGTTGTTCCGTCGAAACTATCTGGTAAGTCATTAAAAAAAAGTGTTTGCTTGATGACTTTAAAATTATATTTCCCTTTGGTCATTCCATACAAAAGTGACAAAAAAGGAACAGCTGCGACTCCTAGAGCAATCTGACTGACGAATTTTCTCCTTTCGGGAAGAAAAGAACTTTGCTCTGTATTTCCCAAAAAGTGAGAAATCGTGCCGGAAATTATTCTATAAAAATCTTCACCAAACATTACTAAAGTCAAAATAATTTTCGGAATATAGACGATTAATACTAAACCAAAAGTGAGAAGTGTGCGCGAATTTTGGCCAACACGACGATCAAATTGTGTGAAAGAATAAATGATGAACGCCAAAATGAGTACGCTCAAAAGCACATACGAATACTGAACCCATTTTATTTTAGACAAGGTTCTAAAGGCTTGAAAGGCATAAACTTCAATAAATAAAACAAACGCAATAAAAAACAACAATCGAATCATCAAAATCAATTTTTAGACAAAATAACAACATCTGCTCTTGATTGATTTGTATTTATTAAAATTTTAACGGTTGTAAGGTGTGATAAAAAAGTTCGTAGAATAAAATAGCTATTTCGTGAAAATAAAACCTGTTTTCAAGTAATGCATTAATTTCTGATAAGAATTGAAAGTAATATTGTCCTCTCAAATCTAAATTATATACTTATGAAAACAAAATTATTATTACTAATGGGATTGATTTCTCATTTTTGTTTTGGACAAATTTCTAGTGCCAACTTAGTGGCTTATTACAATTTTGAAAATTCAGGAGCAAACCAAATTAATTCCAATTTATATGGGTTAACTCCACAAAACACTAATGCAGGTGGTGTTCCCTCGTATACTGCAGATGGAATTTCGGGAAGTTGCGTGAATTTTAATGGTTCAAATACGCTCGTAAACGACGCTCAACTTGCTGATTATTTCGCTGCTCAATCGGATAAAAGTGTAACCATTAGTTTTTGGATGAAGTCAGACTTTGTTCAAGATGGTTTAAAAACGTATGTAGAAGGCTTTGAAAGCATTGTAGTTCGCGGACGTGTTCCCAGCTTTATAATTTCAAGAACATCCGGCAACTATCAGAGTGGTGCAGCAATTTATCCAGATCAAGAATTTTTCTTTGCAGATACCGACGTATGGAATCATATTGTTTATATTTACAATGCTCCATCAAACAACTTAAAAGGATATATCAACAATGTTCTTTTTGTAAATATTCCATTAACAGGCAATGAACAAGCTCCATTTCAATATACCAATAAATTCCTTGTTGGAGCCGGCACCAATAGTGGTGATGTCAACTGGCCACAAAAAGCCTATTCTGGAAAAATAGATGAAATGTATGTTTTTTCAAGAGCAATTACTGCTTCTGAAGTTCAAAGCTTATACAATCTTCAAACACCACAATTTGATTGTCCATCAGGTTCTGTACTATTAACTAGTCAAGCAGAAGTAGATAGTTTTGTTAACCAATACCCTACTTGTACGACCATTGACGGTAATCTTACAATAAGTGGTCCATCGATCACAGATATTACTGGTTTAAATCAAATTACTACCGTAAATGGAGCTCTTACCATCTCAAATACAACGATTTCAAATGGAAATATCTTCAATAATTTAACTCAAGTTTCCGGGAATATAACTATTCAATCCAACAGCAATTTAACAACCTTGAGTGGTTTTAATGCACTAGTAAATACTGGTGATACGTTACAAATTGCCGATAATCAAAACATCACGAGCATTACGGGCTTTTCAAATTTAGTCACAGTTACGGGAAATTTATCTATTTTGAGTACAAGTACAACCCTTGCCACGACAAATATATCCGGATTTAGTAATGTACAATCAGTAGGTTATTTATTAATTAGAAGAACGCCACTTACTAATTTGAGTCAGCTTTCTAGTTTAACTACCATTTTACGAGGTTTGTCTATTGATAACAATCCAAACTTAACATCAATTGCGTCATTATCTTCTGTTACAAATGCTGTAAATGGTAATGGTACAACTCCTTTTAGAATATTTGCAAATCCATTACTTACATCGCTTGATGGAATAAATTTTTCGAGCGTAACAAACTGTTTAGATGTTCAAATTTCGCAACTGCCATTGGTTACTTCTTTGCAACCTTTATCTGTTATTAATGGACAAATTGGTGGATTAATTATTCAATTTAATACCGGACTAGTAAATTTAAATGGTTTAGAAGGAATAACAAACATAAATGGAAATGTAACCATTACTAATAATGCTGCATTAGCAAATTTAAACGGTTTACAAAATATTACAACCATAACAGGAAGCTTAGGAATTGGGTCAAATGCGTTAATAACCCAATTACCCAACTGGAATTTAACACAAGTAAGATCTATTAGTTTGTCTAATAATGCTCAGTTATCTTCAATTACAACATTATCAGGTATAACAACTTTAAGTGCTCCTGCTTCTGGTTTGCCAACAGCACTTTCAATAACAAGTTGTCAAGCATTAACTTCGCTTAATGGATTGCAAAACTTAACAACGTTAAACAATGCGAATATAGGCTTAACAGGCAATAATAGTTTAATTGATATTTCTGCACTTAATGGTTTAAATGTGAATTCAATTAACGGCCTAACAATTGTATCGAATACCAGTTTAAGTGCGTGTGGTGTTTCGTGGGTTTGTGGAAGATTAGCTTTAAATACTACAAATGTCTCTATAGATTCCAATGCAAATGGATGCTTTGATATTGCCCAAGTTCAAACTACATGTAGTTCAAGCCCTTGTCCGGCAGGAAATGTAACATTAAACAGTCAATTAGATGTAGACACTTTTGTAGCGTTATATCCAAATTGCACTACTATTGATGGAGATTTAACTATTTCGGGAACTTTTATAAATTCGTTAGTTGGCCTATCTAACTTAACCACAATAAATGGAAGTCTAAGAATTACAAATAATACTGCATTATCAAGTTTAAACGGTTTAGAAAATATTACCGCAATAAACGGTGTACTAAATATATCTTTTAATACATTAATTACTCAGCTTCCTAATTGGAATTTGACACAAGTAAACAGCATAGCAATTTCAACAAATACTAATTTAAACTCTATTGCATCGCTTACTGGTGTAACATCATTAACAACGGCAAATACAAGTGGTAGCATCATGGCACTAACTATTTTTGGATGTCCGGCACTCACATCGTTAAACGGATTACAAAATCTTTCATTTATAAACAATTTTGGTGTTTTTATTGCCTTTAACAATAATCTAACGGATATCTCAGCATTAAACAACCTCAACATAGCAAGTATTTCATCTATAAATGTAGAAAACAATAATTCACTTACAACCTGTAATGTGCCTTGGATTTGTAATTTTCTGATTTCAAATGCAAGCAATGCATTGTTAAATAACAATGCGACTGGTTGCCAATCAAATGCAGTAGTTCAAGCAGCTTGTGAAGCTTTATCAACAACAGACTTTGAATTGGAATCCAGCTTAAAAATCTATCCAAATCCATTCAACAATCACATTTCAATTGCATTAGGTGGCGATTATCAAAACGTAAAAACCACTTTGGTGGATGTAACCGGAAAACAATTTTATTCAAAAACGTTCACTGGAAATACTATTGAAATCAATCAACTAGATGCTCTTTCCGGCGGAATATATTTTGTAACGATTGAATTGGAAAACGGAACTTCATTAACCAAAAAAATAGTAAAATAAAGTACTAGTTTTTTCTAAAAGCCGGTATTTGATCTGCCAAAACCGGCTTTTTATTCCTTACTAAAATGAAAAATTTTCACTCCATATTTCTTTTGATTGTTTTGGGAATGTTTATCTCTTGCAAAGAAAACTCTACAAAAGAGGAATCTCAAACCAAAAGTTTATTTGAAAAAGATTGGGATAATTTCAGAAATACTATCATCCAAAAAAAAGAATTTGATTGGAATTCCTTTGTTGAAATAGAAGGTCAATTGGGCGAAGATTACGCCTATTTATTTGAAAACGAGGAAGCCATCGAGCACTTAAAAAAAACAACTTATTCTGATTTGTATGATGCAATGTTGCTTAATGAACCCATCAAACAATTAACCATTGGCAAACTTGAAGAATTCACTCGTCCGGAAGGACATACTTTTTATTTTAAAGAAACAGACAAAGGCTTAAAATTCATCGGATTTGAACCTTTATAAAACAATAACCCCTAAAATTTATAAAATGATTACAAAAACCAAAACCATTGCATTGCTATTTATTGGCGTGTTTTTCTTGATTGGAAATCAAACTGCCGAGGCACAATTACTTAAAAAATTAAAAGATGCTGCACAAGGCAAAACAGAATCAACGAGCAACTCAAAAGGAAGTTCTAAAATGATTGGTGAATCTGAAGTCTCCAATGATTTTGTTGTTGACGAATATGGCTTTAACGGAATTTATTACAGTCAAACCAAAAACGGAATTATCAAAACCAATATGCAATTTGAAATTTGTAAGGAAAAAAGCAAAGCCAAAGGTGCCGAAGATATGCCCGCTTGTATCGTCTTTAAACACGAAATTCCTGAAACCAATTCTAAGATTTGGAAAGATTCAAATGCTGCTGATGGATATGGCATTCCGCAAAGCGTAGTGAATACAAAAAAATTATTTTTTCCAAGTAGAGGAATGTTTGGTGATATTTTATATATAGAACCTGGTGTGTTATTTATGTCGGCCAAAAACTATACCGGTATTATTGGGGGAACAGAACCCTTTATTAAGAAAGATGATTTTAATATCGAAGATTATGTAAACTCTGGAAGTTTTTTCGTGAAAAATAAAGAAGATTTAAAAAATTGGTCTAATTCAGTCGAAATTCAAGATAAAGTAAAAAATAGATGGATTGAAA
Coding sequences within it:
- a CDS encoding polysaccharide deacetylase family protein: MDLLWIKTNPIIKNIFSNYIWNIPNSEKKVYLTFDDGPTPEITEWVLAQLKKYDFKATFFCIGNNIEKHPELFNQLIMDGHAIGNHTFNHVKGWNTPNKTYLKEVEKCEGMIQHYSINQNLSKLFRPPYGKIKPLQSRKLRKLGYKIIMWDVLSADYKQTITKEKCLENVVKNVESGSIIVFHDSIKAFPNLEYVLPKTLQFLSENGYQCEIIN
- a CDS encoding thioredoxin family protein; amino-acid sequence: MSKFGELINAQVPVLIDFYTEWNESSVAMHPVIRDVAAALGDKAKVIKIDVDKNQELADALRIKGLPTLMIYKEGQMVWRQSGELDANTIIGLVQEQV
- a CDS encoding metallophosphoesterase, whose translation is MMIRLLFFIAFVLFIEVYAFQAFRTLSKIKWVQYSYVLLSVLILAFIIYSFTQFDRRVGQNSRTLLTFGLVLIVYIPKIILTLVMFGEDFYRIISGTISHFLGNTEQSSFLPERRKFVSQIALGVAAVPFLSLLYGMTKGKYNFKVIKQTLFFNDLPDSFDGTTITHISDIHSGSFDDSEKIQYAVDLINEQNSDMVLFTGDIVNTHATEMNPWIDTFKKIHNPKFGKFSVLGNHDYGEYIDWPTQKEKEDNFEAIKDIHRQIDFKLLMNENVKLKNGTDEIAVVGVENWGKSFKKAGDLVKASNGLNQKDFKILMSHDPSHWEYEVKNHEQNFHLTLSGHTHGLQFGIEIPGFIKWSPVQYVYKQWAGLYENLGRYVYVNRGFGFHAYPGRVGIWPEITVIELKKAEKVA
- a CDS encoding LamG-like jellyroll fold domain-containing protein — protein: MKTKLLLLMGLISHFCFGQISSANLVAYYNFENSGANQINSNLYGLTPQNTNAGGVPSYTADGISGSCVNFNGSNTLVNDAQLADYFAAQSDKSVTISFWMKSDFVQDGLKTYVEGFESIVVRGRVPSFIISRTSGNYQSGAAIYPDQEFFFADTDVWNHIVYIYNAPSNNLKGYINNVLFVNIPLTGNEQAPFQYTNKFLVGAGTNSGDVNWPQKAYSGKIDEMYVFSRAITASEVQSLYNLQTPQFDCPSGSVLLTSQAEVDSFVNQYPTCTTIDGNLTISGPSITDITGLNQITTVNGALTISNTTISNGNIFNNLTQVSGNITIQSNSNLTTLSGFNALVNTGDTLQIADNQNITSITGFSNLVTVTGNLSILSTSTTLATTNISGFSNVQSVGYLLIRRTPLTNLSQLSSLTTILRGLSIDNNPNLTSIASLSSVTNAVNGNGTTPFRIFANPLLTSLDGINFSSVTNCLDVQISQLPLVTSLQPLSVINGQIGGLIIQFNTGLVNLNGLEGITNINGNVTITNNAALANLNGLQNITTITGSLGIGSNALITQLPNWNLTQVRSISLSNNAQLSSITTLSGITTLSAPASGLPTALSITSCQALTSLNGLQNLTTLNNANIGLTGNNSLIDISALNGLNVNSINGLTIVSNTSLSACGVSWVCGRLALNTTNVSIDSNANGCFDIAQVQTTCSSSPCPAGNVTLNSQLDVDTFVALYPNCTTIDGDLTISGTFINSLVGLSNLTTINGSLRITNNTALSSLNGLENITAINGVLNISFNTLITQLPNWNLTQVNSIAISTNTNLNSIASLTGVTSLTTANTSGSIMALTIFGCPALTSLNGLQNLSFINNFGVFIAFNNNLTDISALNNLNIASISSINVENNNSLTTCNVPWICNFLISNASNALLNNNATGCQSNAVVQAACEALSTTDFELESSLKIYPNPFNNHISIALGGDYQNVKTTLVDVTGKQFYSKTFTGNTIEINQLDALSGGIYFVTIELENGTSLTKKIVK